The following coding sequences are from one Lujinxingia litoralis window:
- a CDS encoding penicillin-insensitive murein endopeptidase: MLLLFSAAPAAAQGQAGVSAMLRGAMLGIGPAPVASMIAPQGEEWLEDEQVKEWLWPSPQARSWPLDEEGRPVVETRRREVFWHEVGPRDTVHRLRSMYRVSTSRLRELNPEIDFRELVPGTEVKIWELDEESWPRSVGRSNTGRLMNGEPMPPGEHYILLYPHRAFGTHYAVSETVRVLDAYYRTFAGAPPVIVGDMSFRTGRKMSPHRSHRSGRDVDVTLPRLVEPPNYNRFHHIRRAHLDTERALWMILTFLEGGQVEHIFLDWYHQRALYRLAREQGAPEEWLREVFQYPRRGGSGIVRHEPGHRKHLHVRYRCQPSDRWCG; this comes from the coding sequence GTGTTGCTGCTCTTCAGTGCGGCTCCCGCGGCGGCCCAGGGGCAGGCCGGTGTGTCGGCCATGCTACGAGGAGCGATGCTGGGGATTGGCCCCGCGCCGGTGGCGAGCATGATCGCGCCACAGGGAGAGGAGTGGCTCGAAGACGAGCAGGTCAAGGAGTGGCTCTGGCCCTCGCCCCAGGCGCGCTCCTGGCCTTTGGATGAGGAGGGGCGTCCAGTCGTGGAGACTCGCCGCCGGGAGGTCTTCTGGCACGAGGTGGGACCCCGCGATACGGTCCATCGCCTGCGTTCCATGTACCGGGTTTCCACCAGCAGGTTGCGCGAGCTGAATCCCGAGATCGACTTCCGCGAGCTGGTGCCTGGCACTGAGGTCAAGATCTGGGAGTTGGATGAGGAGAGCTGGCCGCGAAGCGTCGGCCGCAGCAACACCGGGCGTCTGATGAATGGTGAGCCCATGCCTCCCGGAGAGCACTACATCTTGCTCTATCCGCACCGGGCATTTGGGACGCACTACGCGGTCAGCGAGACGGTGCGCGTGCTCGACGCCTATTATCGGACCTTCGCCGGGGCGCCGCCTGTGATCGTGGGGGATATGAGTTTTCGTACCGGTCGCAAGATGAGCCCGCATCGCTCCCATCGAAGCGGTCGCGACGTCGATGTGACCCTTCCACGGCTGGTCGAGCCGCCGAACTACAACCGCTTTCACCACATTCGTCGGGCTCACCTCGACACCGAGCGTGCCCTGTGGATGATTCTTACCTTTCTGGAGGGGGGGCAGGTCGAGCACATCTTCTTAGACTGGTATCACCAGCGTGCGCTCTACCGTCTGGCACGGGAGCAGGGGGCGCCCGAGGAGTGGCTACGCGAGGTCTTTCAGTATCCCCGCCGCGGCGGCTCCGGCATCGTGCGTCACGAGCCCGGGCATCGCAAGCACCTGCATGTGCGCTATCGCTGTCAGCCAAGCGATCGCTGGTGCGGCTGA
- a CDS encoding 3-dehydroquinate synthase family protein: MLPTLDVLPRLRDLALPADAVVVADANLPEPILSTLPDPIIVECGESLKTLARLGELAEEVLARRSTRPMVLVGVGGGSLGDAVGFLASILWRGVDLWHVPSTLLAMVDSAHGGKTALNLGGKKNQLGTFYPARRVVICRELLASLPLDQREAGLVEALKALWLDGAPALAHFDRDDERHAILTAAVDVCARPLDEVIEQAVALKLRIVAEDPREQRGIRTFLNLGHTAGHGLEGLYGLPHGRAVAWGMAACALLSLRDMGLERAQAHRLLSHLDPLLCPLPFPPSDAERQAFVARLKADKKRRHGQLISIGLRGPGQPQLTTDWSADDWWEALLQAHDLWRGRELTLRRGPASGHSPRLPVDKSRAQRLAVIAALRPGAVTLASENDTPPDDVRLTARALHALGQPSHAELELYLGEGATGGRFALAAAAARPAPTRLRFAPSLQARPHQPLIDALVTAGAHIEATDDGYDIRGWTTPPERLRVAAAPSSQYASALALLAASGHSFVLERTGEKPWPSQTYFELTLSCLRQAGVQVEVLSATEHRFSPGPTLCEALRLDLPRDASAAVVWLALHHLPGDIAPPEPAADDHPDACFEELARRLTRSTPGTILEVDLTNAPDLAPVLAALAARLPVGVRIQGAGHLRHKESNRIDALADSLRALGIDIHPTPEGFDVPAEVQAVDADACFETHGDHRLAMCALALTGERPVRLNQAGCVTKSYPDLWRQARRTGIITSASFALDTML; encoded by the coding sequence ATGCTGCCAACCCTTGATGTTTTGCCGCGCCTGCGCGACCTCGCGCTGCCCGCCGACGCGGTCGTCGTCGCCGATGCCAACCTCCCGGAGCCCATCCTCTCGACGCTCCCCGACCCGATCATCGTCGAGTGCGGCGAATCCCTCAAAACACTCGCGCGCCTGGGTGAACTCGCCGAAGAGGTGCTCGCCAGGCGTTCCACACGCCCGATGGTGCTGGTGGGCGTAGGCGGCGGGTCGCTGGGCGACGCGGTGGGCTTTCTGGCCAGCATTCTCTGGCGAGGCGTCGACCTCTGGCACGTTCCCTCAACCCTCCTGGCGATGGTGGACTCGGCGCACGGCGGCAAGACCGCGCTGAACCTCGGCGGCAAAAAGAATCAGCTGGGCACCTTCTACCCCGCTCGCCGCGTGGTGATCTGCCGCGAGCTCCTGGCGTCGCTCCCCCTGGATCAACGAGAGGCCGGGCTGGTGGAGGCCCTCAAAGCACTCTGGCTCGACGGGGCGCCCGCGCTGGCCCATTTTGACCGCGACGACGAGCGCCACGCCATCCTCACCGCAGCGGTCGACGTCTGCGCCCGCCCGTTGGATGAGGTCATTGAGCAGGCCGTCGCCCTCAAACTCCGCATCGTTGCCGAAGATCCACGTGAACAACGGGGCATTCGAACCTTCTTGAACCTGGGGCACACCGCCGGACACGGGCTGGAGGGGCTCTACGGCCTGCCGCACGGACGCGCGGTGGCCTGGGGGATGGCAGCCTGCGCACTTCTGAGCCTTCGTGACATGGGGCTGGAGCGCGCCCAGGCCCACCGGCTGCTCTCCCATCTCGACCCGCTCCTATGCCCCCTGCCCTTCCCTCCGAGCGATGCCGAGCGCCAGGCCTTCGTCGCGCGCCTGAAAGCCGACAAAAAACGCCGCCACGGCCAGCTCATCTCCATCGGACTGCGGGGCCCGGGCCAACCGCAGCTCACCACCGACTGGAGTGCTGACGACTGGTGGGAAGCCCTGCTCCAGGCTCACGACCTGTGGCGAGGCCGCGAACTCACCCTGCGACGCGGCCCCGCCAGCGGGCATTCCCCCCGACTTCCGGTCGACAAATCCCGTGCGCAGCGCCTGGCGGTGATCGCGGCCCTACGCCCGGGAGCGGTCACGCTCGCCAGCGAAAATGACACCCCGCCCGATGATGTTCGCCTCACCGCCCGCGCTCTGCATGCCCTGGGTCAGCCCTCCCACGCGGAGTTGGAGCTCTACCTGGGCGAAGGCGCCACCGGCGGGCGCTTTGCCCTGGCGGCGGCCGCCGCCCGGCCGGCTCCGACCCGCCTGCGCTTTGCGCCCTCGCTCCAGGCCCGGCCCCATCAACCCCTGATCGACGCGCTGGTCACAGCCGGCGCGCACATCGAGGCCACCGACGACGGCTACGATATCCGCGGGTGGACGACGCCACCGGAGCGCCTGCGCGTGGCGGCCGCTCCCTCCTCCCAGTACGCCTCGGCGCTGGCGTTGTTGGCCGCCTCCGGCCACAGCTTTGTGCTTGAGCGCACCGGCGAAAAACCCTGGCCCAGTCAAACCTACTTCGAGCTGACTCTTAGCTGTCTGCGCCAGGCCGGCGTGCAGGTCGAGGTCCTCAGCGCCACCGAACATCGCTTTTCCCCGGGCCCCACGCTCTGTGAGGCGCTGCGCCTGGACCTTCCCCGCGACGCCAGTGCCGCGGTGGTCTGGCTGGCCCTCCATCATCTGCCGGGCGATATCGCCCCCCCGGAACCCGCCGCCGACGACCACCCCGACGCCTGCTTTGAGGAGCTGGCCCGCAGGCTCACCCGCAGCACCCCGGGGACCATCCTCGAGGTCGATCTGACCAACGCCCCGGATCTCGCGCCGGTGTTGGCCGCTTTGGCCGCGCGCCTCCCGGTCGGTGTGCGCATCCAGGGCGCCGGCCACTTGCGCCACAAAGAGAGCAACCGCATCGACGCCCTGGCCGACAGCCTGCGGGCCCTGGGCATTGACATTCACCCCACCCCGGAGGGGTTCGACGTGCCCGCCGAAGTTCAAGCGGTCGACGCCGACGCGTGCTTTGAAACCCACGGGGATCATCGCCTGGCCATGTGCGCGCTCGCCCTCACTGGCGAGCGCCCCGTGCGCCTCAACCAGGCCGGGTGCGTGACCAAGTCCTACCCCGACCTCTGGCGTCAAGCGCGGCGAACGGGCATCATCACCTCGGCTTCCTTCGCTCTTGATACGATGCTCTGA
- a CDS encoding DUF3015 family protein has product MAVSPYLAALLGAALVASAAMPARAHSTSSGVGNGPHPLSASSARGMATNSGNSSEGSQGSSAGSGASSEASANSSAASEGTSGGSTNATEASEGSSGSSNRDATEPVPPDEDATDASDVIIATSALGTVTASTVGSVLLTIFAVNELSAELYLRNNALAVRHHIQRGAGEALEDLAHLCGVPTHAYPRFAEVTRQARHDLVAHLEEPRSVDAEHTRAFLSDLARALGEDHDLARAIIAQAYGD; this is encoded by the coding sequence ATGGCTGTTTCACCCTACCTGGCAGCGCTTTTAGGCGCGGCACTCGTTGCCAGCGCCGCGATGCCCGCCCGGGCGCACTCCACGTCCAGTGGCGTAGGCAATGGCCCGCATCCACTCTCGGCGAGCAGCGCCCGGGGCATGGCCACCAACTCAGGGAACAGCTCCGAAGGCTCCCAGGGCTCGTCTGCCGGCTCGGGCGCATCGTCCGAGGCCAGCGCCAACTCCTCGGCGGCCAGCGAGGGCACCTCCGGCGGTTCCACCAACGCCACAGAAGCCTCCGAAGGAAGTTCGGGCTCTTCGAATCGCGACGCCACAGAGCCCGTCCCACCCGACGAAGACGCCACCGACGCCTCCGATGTGATCATCGCCACCAGCGCGCTGGGCACCGTAACCGCCTCCACGGTGGGCTCGGTGCTCCTGACCATCTTCGCGGTCAATGAACTCAGCGCCGAACTTTACCTGCGCAACAACGCCCTGGCCGTGCGCCACCACATCCAGCGCGGGGCCGGCGAGGCCCTCGAAGATCTGGCACACCTCTGCGGCGTCCCCACCCACGCCTACCCAAGGTTTGCCGAAGTCACCCGCCAGGCTCGCCACGATCTGGTGGCCCACCTCGAAGAACCGCGCTCCGTGGATGCCGAGCACACCCGTGCCTTCTTAAGCGACCTGGCCCGCGCACTGGGTGAAGATCACGACCTGGCCCGCGCGATCATCGCGCAGGCCTACGGCGACTGA
- a CDS encoding DUF4105 domain-containing protein — MPSPARQVLFLLTALTLTAGLSACASTASPPPSQPAFVESPAARSLAEFHIIARPGPWQPEELEELARAADQLPDLLHPDAEAPLFLERRRRPCLFGIGRYTSACPTFSDDGQTFYIYDLILMAPEGPLARQRALPPQAQGQLWRQRALAHALVARLDHQEHLSQTYRWRSINGWDNSGARPKNRDLHGFLRPQGTSSAHLDLVTSAEAFFFREEDLIAADSTLASETYSPDLTFSCQEFTRRRILSGFFDDLDPQWRRGTSRENDPGSYHCPAFERWADLDNLDSIDVLFAAERTDRPQSLFGHLLIHVRHRSAELFRSTGFEYVYQFGAVTDSDIHPLRFVVEGMAGGFLAVFDLSTFRGIDRTYLQLEQRTLRRFRLALAPEQKRYLLERIWEVERRFAYPYFFTTHNCASFLLDLIAPALEREEPLPGKIIAMPTEVLDMLAGIPADDGGPLLRKPDADVLSAEERAIQASETLAGLQSTFTLNESAPEELGPLVETLRRAPPAERARYYGELLPQLQSAVHADPALSTSASALFDAFIALETAELQLVETTLLEFEERAKLQPLRFSASEILELRRDLYRHERAALRARQRNEFLSAVHEHLLRAPRAEPSRSELRAREWRDALVAAHRAATHTQGELIDWMVAREHYQPRQALRAREDRFRSVQLARSQRSLRTSNAGRWGLGLSLDPRALPPQSALRAHLDVALLNDRLGEHRLHGHRPEVEAVALGLQARAPLSQEFFARLDLELTLFRYISLATPRAGSRRSFTDRFGWALELDARHIAGELPLRAHGFFGLVWPIARSESGTSLLALGLGPAADVNVGLTETSGLVGPQVYLMARQHLGGYYANALSLRVRHAEFLNLLPLTSERNLRATLDIDLTLPFAPHALLLRPYLSLEHTSMGSDLGQSYTATAAGLRLELVKDAL; from the coding sequence ATGCCTTCGCCCGCTCGCCAGGTTCTTTTTCTGCTCACCGCTCTGACGCTTACGGCCGGTCTGAGTGCGTGCGCGAGCACCGCTTCCCCGCCGCCTTCCCAGCCGGCTTTTGTGGAATCCCCGGCAGCCCGCTCGCTGGCGGAGTTTCATATCATCGCCCGTCCCGGCCCCTGGCAGCCCGAAGAACTCGAAGAACTGGCCCGCGCCGCCGACCAACTTCCCGACCTGCTGCATCCCGACGCCGAAGCGCCGCTCTTCTTGGAGCGCCGACGCCGCCCCTGCCTCTTCGGCATCGGACGCTACACCAGCGCCTGCCCCACCTTCTCCGACGACGGCCAGACCTTCTACATCTACGACCTGATTCTGATGGCTCCAGAAGGTCCCCTGGCCCGCCAGCGGGCGCTCCCCCCGCAGGCCCAGGGACAGCTCTGGCGCCAGCGCGCGCTGGCCCACGCGCTCGTCGCGCGCCTGGACCACCAGGAGCACCTGAGCCAGACCTACCGCTGGCGCTCCATCAACGGCTGGGACAACTCCGGCGCGCGCCCCAAAAATCGCGATCTCCACGGCTTCTTACGCCCGCAGGGCACCAGCTCAGCCCACCTCGACCTGGTGACCAGCGCTGAGGCCTTTTTCTTTCGTGAAGAAGATCTCATCGCCGCCGACTCCACCCTCGCCAGCGAGACCTACTCCCCCGATCTGACCTTCAGCTGCCAGGAGTTCACCCGCCGACGCATCTTAAGCGGCTTCTTCGACGACCTCGACCCGCAGTGGCGCCGGGGCACCTCCCGCGAAAACGATCCCGGCAGCTACCACTGCCCGGCCTTTGAACGCTGGGCCGATCTCGACAACCTCGACAGCATCGATGTGCTCTTCGCCGCCGAGCGGACCGACCGGCCGCAGTCACTCTTCGGGCACCTGCTGATCCACGTGAGACACCGCTCCGCCGAACTCTTTCGCAGCACAGGCTTTGAATACGTCTATCAGTTTGGCGCGGTAACCGATTCCGACATTCATCCGCTGCGTTTTGTCGTCGAAGGGATGGCCGGTGGGTTTCTGGCGGTCTTTGATCTCTCCACGTTCCGGGGCATCGATCGCACCTACCTGCAACTGGAGCAGCGCACGCTACGCCGCTTTCGCCTGGCGTTAGCCCCGGAACAAAAACGCTACCTGCTGGAGCGCATCTGGGAGGTGGAGCGCCGTTTTGCCTATCCCTACTTCTTCACCACGCATAACTGCGCGTCTTTTTTGCTCGACTTAATCGCTCCCGCGCTGGAACGCGAGGAACCGCTGCCTGGCAAGATCATTGCGATGCCCACCGAGGTGCTCGACATGCTGGCCGGCATTCCAGCCGACGATGGGGGCCCGCTCCTGCGCAAACCCGATGCCGACGTGTTAAGCGCCGAGGAACGCGCCATCCAGGCCAGTGAGACCCTGGCCGGGTTGCAGTCGACGTTCACGTTGAACGAGAGCGCCCCGGAAGAACTCGGTCCCCTGGTGGAGACCCTCCGCCGCGCGCCCCCTGCCGAACGCGCCCGCTACTACGGTGAGCTGCTGCCCCAGCTGCAAAGCGCCGTTCATGCCGACCCTGCCCTGAGCACCTCGGCGTCGGCGCTTTTCGACGCCTTCATCGCCCTGGAGACCGCCGAACTGCAGCTGGTGGAAACAACCCTCCTGGAGTTTGAAGAACGCGCCAAACTTCAACCGCTGCGCTTTAGCGCTTCTGAGATTCTTGAGCTTCGCCGCGATCTCTACCGCCACGAACGCGCCGCCCTGCGGGCTCGCCAGCGCAACGAGTTTCTGAGTGCAGTCCACGAACATCTGCTGCGGGCACCGCGCGCCGAGCCCTCCCGCTCGGAGCTGCGGGCGCGCGAATGGAGAGACGCGCTGGTGGCTGCACACCGTGCGGCCACCCACACACAGGGGGAGCTTATCGACTGGATGGTGGCACGCGAACACTACCAACCTCGCCAGGCCCTTCGCGCTCGTGAAGATCGTTTTCGCTCCGTCCAACTCGCTCGCAGCCAGCGCTCCTTACGCACCTCCAATGCCGGGCGGTGGGGGTTGGGGTTGAGCCTTGATCCGCGAGCGCTCCCCCCACAGAGCGCGTTGCGCGCCCACCTGGATGTGGCCCTCCTCAACGACCGACTGGGGGAGCATCGCCTTCACGGGCACCGCCCCGAAGTCGAGGCCGTTGCCCTGGGATTGCAGGCTCGCGCCCCTCTCTCTCAGGAGTTCTTCGCCAGACTCGACCTCGAACTCACCCTCTTCCGCTACATCAGCCTCGCCACCCCGCGGGCCGGCTCTCGCCGCAGCTTTACCGACCGCTTTGGTTGGGCACTGGAGCTCGACGCGCGCCATATCGCCGGAGAACTTCCGCTGCGCGCGCATGGCTTCTTTGGCCTGGTCTGGCCCATCGCTCGAAGCGAATCGGGGACGTCTCTGCTGGCGCTGGGGCTGGGGCCGGCTGCCGATGTCAACGTTGGCCTCACCGAAACCAGCGGGCTCGTCGGCCCGCAAGTCTACCTGATGGCCCGTCAACATCTGGGAGGGTACTACGCTAACGCGCTCAGTCTTCGGGTCCGGCACGCGGAATTTCTCAACCTGCTGCCCCTGACCTCCGAGCGTAACCTGCGCGCGACCCTGGACATCGACCTCACCCTCCCCTTCGCCCCGCACGCGCTCCTGCTGCGCCCCTACCTGAGCCTGGAGCATACCTCCATGGGATCGGACCTCGGGCAATCCTATACCGCCACGGCAGCCGGCCTGCGCCTGGAGCTCGTCAAAGACGCGCTTTAA
- the tsf gene encoding translation elongation factor Ts: MSISAQEVKKLREMSGAGMMDCKKALQETNGNLEEALLYLQKKGSAAAAKKASRTAAEGLVQIWTNDDATEAVMVEVNCETDFVARNDQFMAFVQRIAKTIGESGVETIEALEDATIADGDKSVAEYITEQIATIGENIKVRRFVRYTVENGVIGPYIHAGDQLGVMVMLETPAGADTDKAGEVARDVAMHIAAMKPGYLRDEDIPAEAEAAHKEILAARAAETGKPAEIIERMLTGQIKKWRAESVLLSQAFVKDSDKTVGEFVKTVDGASVASFVRFEVGEGITKEEKSLSEEVAEQLRGS, from the coding sequence ATGTCGATTTCTGCCCAGGAAGTCAAAAAGCTGCGCGAGATGTCGGGCGCCGGCATGATGGACTGCAAAAAAGCCCTCCAGGAAACCAACGGTAACCTGGAAGAGGCCCTGCTTTACCTGCAGAAGAAGGGCTCGGCGGCTGCCGCCAAGAAGGCCTCCCGCACCGCGGCCGAAGGTCTGGTCCAGATCTGGACCAACGACGACGCCACCGAAGCGGTGATGGTTGAAGTCAACTGCGAGACCGACTTTGTGGCTCGCAACGATCAGTTCATGGCCTTTGTGCAGCGTATCGCCAAGACCATCGGTGAGTCGGGTGTGGAGACGATCGAAGCGCTTGAAGACGCCACGATCGCCGATGGCGACAAGTCGGTGGCCGAGTACATCACCGAGCAGATCGCGACGATTGGCGAGAACATCAAAGTTCGTCGCTTCGTGCGCTACACGGTTGAAAACGGCGTGATCGGCCCCTACATCCATGCCGGCGATCAGCTGGGCGTGATGGTCATGCTCGAAACCCCGGCCGGTGCCGACACCGACAAGGCCGGCGAAGTGGCTCGTGATGTGGCGATGCACATCGCGGCGATGAAGCCCGGGTACCTGCGCGACGAAGATATCCCGGCCGAAGCCGAAGCCGCGCACAAAGAGATCCTGGCCGCGCGCGCTGCCGAGACCGGCAAGCCCGCCGAGATCATTGAGCGCATGCTCACCGGTCAGATCAAAAAGTGGCGTGCCGAGAGCGTGCTGCTGAGCCAGGCCTTCGTCAAGGACTCCGACAAGACCGTCGGTGAGTTCGTCAAGACGGTCGATGGTGCCTCGGTGGCTAGCTTCGTTCGCTTCGAGGTGGGTGAGGGGATCACCAAAGAAGAGAAGAGCCTGAGTGAAGAAGTCGCAGAGCAGTTGCGCGGCTCCTGA
- the rpsB gene encoding 30S ribosomal protein S2 translates to MNQVTMRDLLEAGVHFGHQTNRWNPKMRPYIFGARNGIHIIDLSQTVRMFADAYDFVTKIAAKGESIMFVGTKKQAQDAIREQAERAGQFYVINRWLGGTMTNFQTIRNSINRLKELDKMSRDGSYAKYTKKEVLMFEREKERLENNVGGIRDMTGLPGALFIIDPKKEENAVKEAKKLGIPVVAVCDTNCDPREIDYPIPGNDDAIRAIRLFAGAVAEACLEGSKSASKRREQSAREAAKESADFNAPQKGKAAEVEVQHVSRPEKGEGDAGEAKAK, encoded by the coding sequence ATGAACCAGGTAACGATGCGCGACCTTCTGGAAGCCGGCGTCCACTTCGGCCACCAGACCAACCGATGGAACCCCAAAATGCGCCCCTACATCTTCGGTGCGCGCAACGGGATTCACATCATCGACCTGAGCCAGACCGTGCGTATGTTCGCCGACGCCTACGACTTCGTGACGAAGATCGCGGCCAAGGGTGAGTCGATCATGTTCGTCGGCACCAAGAAGCAGGCTCAGGACGCGATCCGCGAGCAGGCCGAGCGCGCCGGTCAGTTCTACGTGATCAACCGCTGGCTCGGCGGCACGATGACCAACTTCCAGACCATCCGCAACAGCATCAACCGCCTCAAAGAGCTCGACAAAATGTCGCGCGACGGGTCGTACGCCAAGTACACCAAGAAAGAAGTGCTGATGTTTGAGCGCGAGAAAGAGCGCCTGGAAAACAACGTCGGTGGTATTCGCGACATGACCGGCCTGCCCGGCGCCCTCTTCATCATCGATCCGAAGAAAGAAGAGAACGCCGTCAAAGAAGCCAAGAAGCTTGGTATCCCGGTTGTGGCCGTGTGCGACACCAACTGCGATCCGCGCGAGATCGATTACCCGATCCCCGGCAACGACGACGCCATCCGCGCCATCCGCCTCTTCGCCGGTGCGGTTGCCGAAGCCTGCCTGGAAGGCTCCAAGTCGGCCAGCAAGCGTCGTGAGCAGAGCGCCCGTGAAGCGGCCAAAGAGTCCGCCGACTTCAATGCTCCGCAGAAAGGCAAGGCCGCCGAGGTTGAGGTCCAGCACGTGAGCCGTCCCGAGAAGGGGGAAGGCGACGCTGGCGAAGCCAAGGCCAAGTAA
- the cls gene encoding cardiolipin synthase, translating into MFEFFPGFDPATWQWEWTWWTTLSWSGRVLGIAFIPTVLLQRGTRPMAALAWILTLLAVPFIGVALWWLIGRNHLRRRKRRRSRAQARISRSFVNLAQPREPAASEVPDATENPLSPLSALSQARNLILHDEHGIFPPTRHNRATPLNSGPRAFDVFEEAIREAHHHIHFEFFIWRDDATGRRFRDLLAERARAGVEVRVLYDAIGSKGIRRAFLKPLIDAGARVASFLPVRLLERRLRVNFRNHRKLLIVDSRVGFTGGVNIADDYLEWFDMAVELKGPVVYQLQEVFAEDWHFATGEDLADERYFSGLSEYDSPDDETSQEDASDAVRDLPAIARVVSSGPDDTLNTIHKMFFLAITSASERFYLVTPYFVPDSAIMTALQTAAMRGVDVRIIVPQQSDVPVTQHAGRSYWEGLLEVGIRIFEYRDQVLHAKLIVHDRDHVFMGSANMDIRSFRLNFETNCVLESHPLNRQMCRLFLETQARSTEIQLAGHRARHYRTRLLEGVARLLSPLL; encoded by the coding sequence ATGTTCGAGTTTTTCCCCGGCTTCGATCCTGCCACCTGGCAGTGGGAGTGGACCTGGTGGACCACCCTGTCCTGGAGTGGCCGCGTGTTGGGCATCGCGTTCATACCCACAGTGCTCCTGCAACGGGGCACCCGTCCGATGGCCGCGCTGGCCTGGATTCTGACGCTGCTGGCGGTTCCCTTTATCGGCGTGGCGCTGTGGTGGCTCATCGGCCGCAACCACCTGCGACGACGCAAGCGAAGGCGCTCCCGGGCCCAGGCCCGCATCTCCCGCTCCTTTGTGAATCTGGCCCAGCCCCGCGAGCCGGCGGCCTCCGAGGTGCCCGACGCCACCGAAAACCCACTGAGCCCGCTCTCGGCGCTCTCTCAGGCCCGCAACCTGATCCTGCACGATGAACACGGCATCTTCCCGCCCACGCGCCACAACCGGGCCACCCCCCTGAACTCGGGCCCACGCGCATTCGACGTCTTTGAGGAGGCCATTCGGGAGGCTCACCACCACATCCACTTCGAGTTCTTCATCTGGCGCGACGATGCCACCGGCCGGCGCTTTCGCGATCTTTTGGCCGAGCGGGCGCGCGCCGGCGTGGAGGTGCGCGTGCTCTACGATGCGATCGGCAGCAAGGGCATTCGCCGCGCCTTTCTGAAGCCCCTGATCGACGCCGGGGCCCGGGTCGCCTCCTTTCTTCCGGTGCGCCTCCTGGAGCGTCGCCTGCGGGTAAACTTCCGAAACCACCGCAAGCTCCTCATCGTCGACTCCCGCGTGGGGTTTACCGGCGGGGTCAACATCGCCGACGACTACCTGGAGTGGTTTGATATGGCCGTTGAGCTCAAGGGCCCGGTGGTCTACCAACTCCAGGAGGTCTTTGCCGAGGACTGGCACTTCGCGACCGGCGAAGACCTGGCCGACGAGCGCTATTTCAGCGGTCTCTCGGAATACGATTCCCCCGACGATGAGACCTCCCAGGAGGATGCGAGCGACGCCGTGCGCGATCTTCCGGCCATCGCCCGCGTGGTCTCCAGCGGGCCCGACGACACCCTGAACACCATCCACAAGATGTTCTTTTTGGCGATCACCTCGGCCAGCGAACGCTTTTACCTGGTCACCCCCTACTTTGTGCCCGACAGCGCCATTATGACCGCCCTGCAGACCGCGGCGATGCGCGGCGTCGACGTGCGCATCATCGTCCCCCAGCAGAGCGACGTGCCGGTCACCCAGCATGCCGGTCGCTCCTACTGGGAGGGGCTTCTGGAGGTCGGGATACGCATCTTTGAGTACCGCGATCAGGTGTTACACGCCAAACTCATCGTCCACGATCGCGACCACGTCTTTATGGGAAGCGCGAATATGGACATTCGCAGTTTCCGGCTGAACTTCGAGACCAATTGCGTCCTGGAGAGCCACCCACTCAACCGGCAGATGTGCCGACTTTTCCTTGAAACTCAGGCCCGCTCGACCGAGATTCAGCTGGCCGGGCACCGCGCTCGCCACTACCGCACCCGCCTCCTTGAGGGGGTTGCGCGCCTGCTCAGCCCCCTTCTCTGA
- the pyrH gene encoding UMP kinase, with protein sequence MSANYKRVLIKLSGEALQGEQGYGISPHTLETFAGEIAELQRMGIEVAIVIGGGNIFRGVAGSTAGMDRTSADYMGMLATVMNGIALQDAIERLGVPTRLQTALEIKEIAEPYIRRRATRHLEKGRVVIFGAGTGNPYFTTDTAAALRAMEVQAEVILKATNVDGVYDSDPRQNPEAVRFERLTYLDVLSKNLRVMDSTAISLCMENDLPIIVFDLNQAGNIKRVIEGEDLGTLICPNPR encoded by the coding sequence ATGTCCGCCAATTACAAACGAGTCCTGATCAAACTCTCCGGGGAAGCCCTTCAGGGGGAGCAGGGCTATGGAATCTCGCCACATACCCTGGAAACCTTTGCCGGGGAGATCGCCGAGCTTCAGCGCATGGGGATCGAGGTGGCGATCGTCATCGGCGGAGGAAACATCTTCCGCGGGGTGGCCGGAAGTACGGCCGGAATGGACCGCACCTCGGCCGATTATATGGGGATGTTGGCCACGGTGATGAACGGGATCGCGCTGCAGGACGCCATTGAGCGCCTGGGGGTGCCCACCCGGCTGCAGACCGCGCTGGAAATCAAAGAGATCGCCGAGCCTTACATTCGCCGTCGGGCCACGCGTCACCTGGAGAAGGGGCGAGTGGTGATCTTTGGCGCCGGCACCGGTAATCCCTACTTCACCACCGATACCGCGGCGGCGCTGCGGGCGATGGAGGTCCAGGCCGAAGTTATTCTCAAGGCCACCAACGTCGACGGGGTCTACGACAGCGATCCGCGTCAAAACCCCGAGGCCGTACGCTTTGAGCGGTTGACTTACCTCGATGTCTTGTCGAAGAATCTCCGCGTGATGGACTCCACCGCGATCAGCCTGTGCATGGAGAACGACCTGCCGATCATCGTGTTTGATCTGAATCAGGCCGGGAACATCAAGCGGGTGATTGAGGGTGAAGATCTGGGGACGCTGATTTGTCCCAATCCCAGGTAA